One genomic window of Methanomassiliicoccus sp. includes the following:
- a CDS encoding prenyltransferase, which produces SALVIYLTGFHPLSVLVLLFPAFPLMLLFDHRKDINKLYWRLPYVNNLLGGLLFSIVVLGLALQG; this is translated from the coding sequence TCCGCTCTGGTGATCTACCTGACCGGATTCCACCCCCTCTCCGTACTGGTCTTGTTGTTCCCGGCCTTCCCCCTGATGCTCCTGTTCGATCACCGGAAGGACATCAACAAGCTGTACTGGCGATTGCCCTACGTCAACAACTTGCTAGGCGGACTGCTGTTCTCTATAGTCGTCCTTGGTCTCGCCCTCCAAGGATGA